A window of the Hordeum vulgare subsp. vulgare chromosome 5H, MorexV3_pseudomolecules_assembly, whole genome shotgun sequence genome harbors these coding sequences:
- the LOC123398198 gene encoding probable CCR4-associated factor 1 homolog 7: protein MATPAVDKPDGVEIREVWAENLEAEFAVIRDIVDDYPYVAMDTEFPGVVCRPLGTFKSNADFNYATLKANVDMLKLIQLGLTFSDERGGLPALGPDGRPCVWQFNFRGFDPRTDVAAADSIDLLRRSGIDFARHAAEGADSRRFAELLMSSGVVLNAEIHWVTFHSGYDFGYLLKLLTGSNLPDTSSGFFDLIRIYFPVIYDIKHLMRFCNSLHGGLNKLAELLDVERVGICHQAGSDSLLTALSFNKLKESYFGGLTEKYAGVLYGLGTEGGETTSVH from the coding sequence ATGGCGACGCCGGCCGTAGACAAGCCCGACGGGGTGGAGATCCGCGAGGTGTGGGCGGAGAACCTCGAGGCCGAGTTCGCCGTGATCCGGGACATCGTCGACGACTACCCCTACGTCGCCATGGACACCGAGTTCCCGGGCGTCGTCTGCCGCCCGCTCGGCACCTTCAAGTCCAACGCTGACTTCAACTACGCCACGCTCAAGGCCAACGTCGACATGCTCAAGCTCATCCAGCTCGGCCTCACCTTCTCGGACGAGCGCGGCGGCCTCCCCGCCCTCGGCCCGGACGGCCGCCCCTGCGTCTGGCAGTTCAACTTCCGGGGCTTCGACCCGCGGACCGACGTCGCCGCCGCCGACTCCATCGACCTGCTGCGCCGCAGCGGGATCGACTTCGCCCGCCACGCCGCCGAGGGGGCTGActcgcgccgcttcgccgagctgCTCATGTCCTCCGGGGTCGTCCTCAACGCCGAGATCCACTGGGTCACCTTCCACAGCGGCTACGACTTCGGCTACCTGCTCAAGCTGCTCACCGGCTCCAACCTGCCGGACACCAGCTCCGGCTTCTTCGACCTCATCAGGATTTACTTCCCCGTGATCTACGACATCAAGCACTTGATGAGATTCTGCAACAGCCTCCACGGCGGACTGAACAAGCTCGCTGAGCTGCTCGACGTCGAGCGGGTCGGAATCTGCCATCAGGCAGGCTCTGATTCTCTGCTCACAGCGCTCTCTTTCAACAAGCTCAAGGAGTCATACTTCGGTGGATTGACTGAGAAATATGCTGGTGTGTTGTATGGTCTAGGCACAGAGGGCGGGGAAACCACCTCTGTTCACTGA